CAGCATCCCGACGACGCGCTTCACCACCGCCGGATCGGTGTCGGGTCCGGGAATGACTTCGGTGCCGACGATCACCTGCGGCGGATTGAACAAGTGGACGCCGAGGAAATTGCGGCGAAACGAAGCGCTTCGTCCGCGCGCCATTTCCGCGACCGACAGTCCCGAGGAACCCGACGCCACGATCGTGTCGGGACGCCGGCTGTTGTCGATCAGCTCGAAAAATTGCCGCTTGAGCGGCAGATCTTCGGCCAGCGACTCGAACACAATCGCCGCCTCGCCAACCGTGCGGCTAAGGTCGCTGTCGTACGCGCCCACCGAGAGCCGCTCCGCGATCGCTTCGGCGCGCGCATCGTTCTGCGCGTCGGCGAATCCCAGGGCGGCTTTTTCGCAGGTCCGCGCCAGCAGCGTGACGCTGTATCCTGCCCCCGCTAATACGCATCCCGCGCCCGCGCCCATGGTGCCGTTGGCGCCGATTATTACGACCTGGTTGATGTTGGCCAAGCAGCTCTCCGGTCCTCGTGAAATTATGGTTTCGTCAAGCGGCGCTTATGCCGCCGAACTCTCAATGCGCGCGCGATCATCCGAACTGCCGCGCCTCAAAGCGCGGGTGCTCGAAGCGGTGTTGAGGCTCGTCGAGGCTGCTTGGTGGCGCTGCACCGTCGCAGCCGCGAGCCGCGAGAGATGTTATCCGAGGGCGGCCATCCGTGCCAAGCAGCACGCCCCGGCGCGCGAGCGGCGTCCGCTGCCGCGCGAAAAAATTCCCGGGTCAAGGTTCATGCCACACTCGCCCTGCCGTGCCAATCAACGCGTCGGCCTCTTTGGGTCCCCAGCTTCCCGCCGGATACTCGGCCATCGGCACATGTGCGCCGTTGCTCCACGAATCCGATATCCCCTGCACGAACTCCCACGACTTCTCGACGAACTGCGCGCTGGGGAACAGCGTATGGTCGCCGTCCATCACGTCGAGCAGGAGTCGTTCGTATCCGTCGGGCGAGGCGCCGTCGCCGAACGCAGTCTTGTAACTGAGATTCATCCGCACCGGTTGCAGTACCAGGTCCAGCCCCGGCCGCTTGGTCATCACGTCGAACGAAAAACCCTCGTCGGGCTGAATCCGAATCGTCAGCGCGTTGGCGGGAATCGCCGAATCGCGATTGAACAGAATCTGCGGCACGTCTTTGAACTGGACGTAGATCGAGCTCGCTCGCCGCTTCATCCGCTTGCCGGTCCGAATGAAAAACGGCACCCCCGACCATCGCCAGTTGTCGATATACGTCTTGAGCGCGATGAACGTCTCGGCGCGCGAATTGTCGGGGACCCCCGCTTCATCCATGTAACCGGCCACCGGCTTGCCCTCGGCGTCGAGGCCCGCGCCGTACCGCGCCCGCACCGTATTCGCGCGCGCATGCTGCGCCGTGATCGGACGGAGCGTGCGCAACACGTTGAGCTTCGCGTCCATGATCGCCGCCGCGTCGAGCGACACCGGCGCTTCCATCGTGAGCAGCGACAGCGTTTGCAGGATGTGGTTCTGCACCATGTCGCGCAGTGCGCCGGCACGATCGTAATACATCGCGCGGGTACCCAGCCCTTCCGCCTCCGCCACGGTGATTTGCACGTGATCGACGTTGCGGCTGCCCCACAGGCGCTCGAAAATATTGTTCGAGAAGCGCAGCACCAGCAGGTTCTGCACGGTCTCCTTGCCGAGGTAGTGATCGATCCGGAAAATCTGCGACTCGTCGAGATGCCTCACCAGCACGCGATTGATTTCCAGTGCGCTCGCCAGGTCGTGGCCGATCGGTTTTTCGACGACCACCCTTGAGATGTTCGGCGCATCCGGCCCATTGATCAGGCCGGCCTGGGCCAGCCGCTCTACCGACTCGCCGATCGCTTCGGGCGGGGTCGCCAGGTAGTAAACGCGATTGGGCGGGATACCGCGGGCTTTTTCGATAGCTTCAAGTTTCGCTTTAAGTTTTACGAAGCCGTCGGGACGGTCGAGCCCGGATAGATAGTCGAGGCCGTCGGCGAACGCCGCCCAGCAGGCCTCATCGACTTTCAGGCGCGAGAACCGGGCGGTCCAATCGTGCGCGCTATTGCGGAACTGGTCGAGCGACAATTCGCGCCGCGCAAATCCCAGCACCGCGCTTCTCGCGGGCAGCATGCCCTGGCCGCACGCGGCGAGATTGTACAGCGACGGGATCAGCTTGCGCTTGGCCAGATCGCCCGACGCGCCGAATATCACCACCGTGCACGGCGGCGCCGGTTGGGCTCGTTGTATGCTCAGTAGATCGTCCATGTCGCGGCCTTCCTCATGAGATTGCGCGGCGCGCGGTCCCGCTGGTAACGCAAAGCGATCACTGATAAGTCTGACACGTTCCACGTCTTCATGAAAAAGCTGCGCGCCCGAAATTTCCGCATGACTTCCGCCTGCGCAGCCCCCCGCAGGCATCGCTAATGAAGACGACGGCCACCTAAATGCCGGCAGCGAAATCTTTATCAGAGGGCGCCTCGGAGCCGGCTGCGTTGGGTCAATGGGTCCCGGTAGTTATGTGGGGCGCCTTGATCTTTATTCTCTCGACTTCGGCGTTTACCGCCGCCAACACCAGCCGGATCATCGACCCGATTCTGCGATGGTTGATTCCCGCAATCACCGCCGCGTCGGTTGACGTATGCCACGCGCTGATTCGCAAGGCCGCGCATTTTACCGAATATGGAGTGCTTTTTTGGCTGTTGGTCCGCGGTCCGATGGCGCGGCGGCCCTACCTGGCGTTGATGCTTTGTGTAGTGTACGCGCTGACCGACGAGGGCCATCAGGCGTTCGTGCCCGGTCGCACCCCGTCGCTATATGATGTCGCACTGGATTCGAGCGGCGCGCTCTTCAGCCATTTCCTGAGCACCGCAATCGCCGAAATCGCCTAGCGGACTCATCACCCCTGCTGCTCGAGCACTGCGCTGATCCGATCTACCCGTCCGAAGAACGCGCGCAGATTTTTCATGTCGGCGGGAATTTTCAGATCGCCCGTGAACGCCAGGTAGAACAACTGGCCATAGAGCGCGAAATCCGCCAGGCCGATCCTGCCGGTCAGAAACGCCGTGCCCGCCAATTGCTCCTCGAACGGCGCCAGAGCGGCGCGCGCGCGCTGCCAGTTGGCCGAATGCTCCGAGATGGTTCGATCGACGAAACCCGCGCCGTACTTGCGCTCGCGAATCAGACGCCATAGCGCGGCGCGATCCGCACCCTCCCCAACGTGAAGCGCGAGCTCGTCGCCGAGCGCGACCCGATACAGCGCGTCCTCGAGCTGGTTGTCGATATAATCGGCCAGCACCAGATGCATCCCGCGCCATCCCGCGGGGAAAATCGTCGGCTCGGGATAAAGCTCCTCGAGTCGCAGCGCGATTCGCGCGGAATCGACGATCGTCTCGCCGCCCTCGAGCGTGACCGCCGGCACCATTATCTGCCCCGACGCGATCAGCAATTCCTTGCGCTCGAGGTAGTCAACCTCGACCACTTCGAACTCGACGCCCTTGAACGCCAGCAGCTTGCGCACCTTGGCGCAGAACGGGCTGCCGAGAAACTGGTACAGCTTCGCCGCCATTATTGTGCTCCTATCGGGGTGTTGAAAAAGTGGGATCGATCGTGGTTTTCGATTTCAAGCTTTTCACTCTTCGGCACCCCTGCTAAAGCGCGCGCCCCACGCGTGCACGCTGACCGGTTCGACCTTCACGATTGGATTTTTCTCCGGCGTCAGACTCATCGCGCGGTACTGCAGATACTTGTCGCGCAGATGACGTATCGCGAGCAGGTATTCTTCGGCGTCTTCGACCACGCGCGCGTGTCCGCGAATCAGCACGTACGCGAGTTGCGACCAGTCTTCTTCATAGTGATCGATCACGATTGCGACGCGCGGATTTTCCGCGATATTGCGCATCCGCTTGAGCGCCAAACCGGTTTGACGCTTGGGTTTCTCGTCGATCGCGAAGTAGATGTGCTCGCCGTCGAACCAGTAGCAGAGCGGTACGTTGTGCGGAGCGCCGGCGCCGTCGGCGGTCGCCAGATGGGCGATGCGCGCGCCGGCGACAAACTCCCGCACGTGCGGATTGCCAAGCCGGACGGCCGGATCATTCGCTGCGGCGCGTTGCGCTTTCGTTGCCATCATCGTTTCTCCAGCTTGGCTTTCTCCAGTCGGCCTTTTTCCAGACGATCGAGTGTGCGGCGCGCCGCTCGCGCGAGCGACTCGTCGGCGGGGTCGGCCGCCGCGGACCTAAGCGCCGCCGTGGCGTCGGCGGTGGCGCTTTGAACATTGCCGAGCGCCGAGGCTGCGGGCGCGGCGCACGCCCGCGTCCGGATCGGATTTGAGGCATTCGAGTATGATTCTCGCCGCCGCTTCGGGCGCGTCGCGGAGCCGCGACAGCACTGCCAGCGCCGCCAGCCGCACGTGAGCATCCGCGTCGTGCACGGCGCGCTCGGCGACGGCGAGCAGTTCAGGGCCGGTGAGATCGAGGTCGCGGATGCAGTAGAGCGCCATCTTGCGCGCGTTGCGGCGGCTTAAGGGATCGGCAGCGAGTTTGAGGATGCGCGCGCTGATCGGCGCGGGATTTTCGCGCCCGAGGCGGACCATCAGGTCGGTCGCCGCCCACCTGATATCGCCGTCGTCGTCGGACATCGCCTCGCACAGCGCGTCCGCGCAGTCGATCGCAAACGCGCCCGCACCGATTTGGCCCAGCGCGTACGCAGCCGCCCATCGCACGCGGCGATCGGCGCTTGCGATCGACTCGCGAAGTTTTTCAGTGACGATTGGATTGCCTGACCCGGCAATCGCCACGAGTTCATCGATCGCGCGGCGTTGAACGGTTTTGCGCGCGTCGCCAAGTTCCCGCATCGATTTCTCGATGGCGGCGGTGCCGGTTTGTTTCAACATTGGGTGCAGGGGTCACCCCTGGCCGTGGCGACGGCAGCGCAATATTAGGCCGTTGGCGGGGGCAGCGCGACAGCGGAGCGCGGCCTTAGCGGTGGGTGCAGGGGTCACCCCTACTCAATTCACGCCCGCGATCAGGCGCACGAGATTGGACAGTTCGCCCGCGCCGAGAAAGAAATTGTCGGTTTCGTTGTCGCCAAACGTCTTGGCGACCGCATGTGAGACCGATGCCAGGTCGAGCGGATGGCCGCGAAGTTCGCTTTCGAGTTGGGCGATAGCCGGCGAATTGGCGATGAAATCGCCACTGAGCCGCACGGCCTCGATGGTACGGTCGGCTTTGAGCGCGACCGCAGCCTCGATGGCGCCGAGTTGCGATGCAATTCGATTTCGGAGCGTCGGCGATGCTCCCGCGACGGGCCGGTGCATCGAGTTCGAGTTGGCGAGCGCATCCCCGCGGTGCTGCGCCTGGGCGGATTCGATCGCGGTCAACTCGCGGCGTCGAGTCTGCCCGAGCGAACTGCGGTAGCCCGACGCGATCGCGCCGGCAAGCTCGTCGAAAGAGACGTCGCGAGCAAGCTCGCGCACCACCTTGGTGGCGGACGCGGCGTCATACATGCGGCATGAAAGCGCGCCGTCGGGATCGATGCGTTCCAAATCGTGCACCAATTCTTCCATCCCGCGGTTGTGCGCGATCGCCGCCTCGAAAAGCATCGCGCCCGCGGCGTCAGTCTCGAAAGTGCACATGGCAATCTCGCGCTGCTTGAAGGTTATCGCGTCGCGGCCGGGGTAGAAACAGTCGATTCCGAGCGCCCGCAGGCCGGTCAGGATGCCGCGCGCGTAGCGATTCATGATCTGCTCGGGCTTCAGTTTTTTAACTGGCGCGGCGTCTTCCATCAGCAGCGCGGTGCGCGTCGGAGCAATCAGCGCAAGGCCGAGCCATCCTTGGCCCGCGCCGGCGACGCGGCCGCCGGTCAGACGCCGTATCACGCTGATTCCGTTTTCGCTGTGTGCGGGCGCGGCGCCAAATAAATGATAACGGCCGATCGAGATGCAGCGGCCCGGCGACGCGTAGATCAGCAGGACCGGCGCTGTCTGGCGCGCGGCGATGGCGTCGAGAAAATGAAGCTCGAGGCCGATGAGATCATCGGGAGCCAGCGCGGGCGCGAGGATTAGGTCGAGCTCGGGCACGAGTAGATCGTATCCGCAGTGATTGTGCCGGGGAAGGCTGGCTATCGATTCGAACGCTGAGGCGCGCGGCTTGCCTCGAATTTAGCTGCGAGTATAGTGTCCGCATCGATAGAATAAGGTTGCCGCCCCGGGAATTTTTTCTCGTTTCGATCGCTTCATTGCTTCAATACCGGCCAAGCGGCGGCCCCACTGGAGAATCTTATGAGTGAAATTACTGGAGCAGAGCTGCTTCTGCGATGTCTCGTCAACGAGGGTG
This region of Candidatus Binatus sp. genomic DNA includes:
- the zwf gene encoding glucose-6-phosphate dehydrogenase; the encoded protein is MDDLLSIQRAQPAPPCTVVIFGASGDLAKRKLIPSLYNLAACGQGMLPARSAVLGFARRELSLDQFRNSAHDWTARFSRLKVDEACWAAFADGLDYLSGLDRPDGFVKLKAKLEAIEKARGIPPNRVYYLATPPEAIGESVERLAQAGLINGPDAPNISRVVVEKPIGHDLASALEINRVLVRHLDESQIFRIDHYLGKETVQNLLVLRFSNNIFERLWGSRNVDHVQITVAEAEGLGTRAMYYDRAGALRDMVQNHILQTLSLLTMEAPVSLDAAAIMDAKLNVLRTLRPITAQHARANTVRARYGAGLDAEGKPVAGYMDEAGVPDNSRAETFIALKTYIDNWRWSGVPFFIRTGKRMKRRASSIYVQFKDVPQILFNRDSAIPANALTIRIQPDEGFSFDVMTKRPGLDLVLQPVRMNLSYKTAFGDGASPDGYERLLLDVMDGDHTLFPSAQFVEKSWEFVQGISDSWSNGAHVPMAEYPAGSWGPKEADALIGTAGRVWHEP
- a CDS encoding VanZ family protein, giving the protein MGQWVPVVMWGALIFILSTSAFTAANTSRIIDPILRWLIPAITAASVDVCHALIRKAAHFTEYGVLFWLLVRGPMARRPYLALMLCVVYALTDEGHQAFVPGRTPSLYDVALDSSGALFSHFLSTAIAEIA
- a CDS encoding glutathione S-transferase family protein, whose amino-acid sequence is MAAKLYQFLGSPFCAKVRKLLAFKGVEFEVVEVDYLERKELLIASGQIMVPAVTLEGGETIVDSARIALRLEELYPEPTIFPAGWRGMHLVLADYIDNQLEDALYRVALGDELALHVGEGADRAALWRLIRERKYGAGFVDRTISEHSANWQRARAALAPFEEQLAGTAFLTGRIGLADFALYGQLFYLAFTGDLKIPADMKNLRAFFGRVDRISAVLEQQG
- a CDS encoding TIGR03668 family PPOX class F420-dependent oxidoreductase; this translates as MATKAQRAAANDPAVRLGNPHVREFVAGARIAHLATADGAGAPHNVPLCYWFDGEHIYFAIDEKPKRQTGLALKRMRNIAENPRVAIVIDHYEEDWSQLAYVLIRGHARVVEDAEEYLLAIRHLRDKYLQYRAMSLTPEKNPIVKVEPVSVHAWGARFSRGAEE
- a CDS encoding HEAT repeat domain-containing protein translates to MLKQTGTAAIEKSMRELGDARKTVQRRAIDELVAIAGSGNPIVTEKLRESIASADRRVRWAAAYALGQIGAGAFAIDCADALCEAMSDDDGDIRWAATDLMVRLGRENPAPISARILKLAADPLSRRNARKMALYCIRDLDLTGPELLAVAERAVHDADAHVRLAALAVLSRLRDAPEAAARIILECLKSDPDAGVRRARSLGARQCSKRHRRRHGGA
- a CDS encoding lipoyl protein ligase domain-containing protein, which encodes MPELDLILAPALAPDDLIGLELHFLDAIAARQTAPVLLIYASPGRCISIGRYHLFGAAPAHSENGISVIRRLTGGRVAGAGQGWLGLALIAPTRTALLMEDAAPVKKLKPEQIMNRYARGILTGLRALGIDCFYPGRDAITFKQREIAMCTFETDAAGAMLFEAAIAHNRGMEELVHDLERIDPDGALSCRMYDAASATKVVRELARDVSFDELAGAIASGYRSSLGQTRRRELTAIESAQAQHRGDALANSNSMHRPVAGASPTLRNRIASQLGAIEAAVALKADRTIEAVRLSGDFIANSPAIAQLESELRGHPLDLASVSHAVAKTFGDNETDNFFLGAGELSNLVRLIAGVN